A region of Amyelois transitella isolate CPQ chromosome 11, ilAmyTran1.1, whole genome shotgun sequence DNA encodes the following proteins:
- the LOC106136712 gene encoding cytochrome c oxidase assembly factor 3, mitochondrial yields MGDSTFKPKINSAGKQDPILKKAELDYMKIIEEKNRERVQKLQQIGRRNRFTGLAIGAGVFSIYLYSIFAIKQETFLDDFNEPAKIQQ; encoded by the coding sequence ATGGGGGATTCAACATTCAAACCCAAAATAAATAGCGCTGGAAAGCAGgatcccatccttaaaaaggCCGAGCTAGACTACATGAAAATAATTGAGGAGAAGAATCGCGAACGAGTCCAAAAGTTGCAACAAATTGGAAGACGAAATAGGTTCACTGGATTGGCTATTGGAGCAGGAGtgtttagtatttatttatattctatatTTGCCATAAAACAGGAAACTTTCCTGGACGATTTTAACGAACCTGCGAAAATCCAGCAGTAG